A section of the Roseovarius sp. W115 genome encodes:
- a CDS encoding cytochrome P450 — MTLPPKPPSREGRVSLWRYMRLFKQDLLSAQPARLYRAWMAEFRTPFFRSYLCNQPDLVNLVLKERPDDFPKSDRIREGLAPLLGNSVFVTNGETWKRQRRIIDPAFEGGRLRDTFPAMLAAGQGAVTRLADMADGSPLEIEAQTSHAAADVIFRTLFSLPIEDDLATQVFEAFRAHQRTQPVVNLAALLPLPKWLPRPHRRETRYTARHIRSLITQLTERRMAEIKEGIAPDDLATKIMTTVDPVTGQRFETEEMVDQVAIFFLAGHETSASALAWALYLLAMFPEWQDRVAEEAGNGEIGFSDIARLKITRDVFRETLRLYPPVPMMVREAACPERFRDRDVRKGSQIVLSPWHLHRHERLWERPDEFDPARFDSENGKSCLREAYMPFSAGQRVCTGAGFAMIEGVLLLALLVRAYRFDLVPERPAMPVAHLTVRGKDGIWLKVTPRG; from the coding sequence ATGACCTTGCCCCCCAAACCACCATCGCGAGAGGGACGCGTGTCGCTCTGGCGCTACATGCGTTTATTCAAGCAAGATCTGCTCTCGGCACAGCCTGCGAGGCTCTACCGCGCTTGGATGGCCGAATTCCGCACGCCGTTCTTTCGATCATACCTGTGCAATCAACCTGATCTCGTGAATCTGGTGCTGAAAGAGCGCCCCGATGACTTCCCTAAGTCGGACCGTATTCGCGAGGGGCTGGCGCCTTTGCTGGGCAATTCGGTGTTTGTCACCAACGGCGAGACATGGAAGCGGCAGCGGCGGATTATCGACCCCGCGTTTGAAGGCGGGCGGTTGCGCGACACGTTTCCGGCGATGCTGGCCGCAGGACAGGGGGCAGTGACGCGTTTGGCAGACATGGCGGATGGCTCGCCCCTGGAAATCGAGGCACAGACCAGCCATGCGGCGGCCGATGTAATTTTTCGCACGCTGTTTTCGCTGCCCATTGAGGATGATCTGGCCACTCAAGTGTTTGAGGCGTTTCGCGCCCATCAACGCACGCAACCGGTGGTCAATCTGGCCGCTCTCTTGCCATTGCCCAAGTGGCTGCCACGCCCTCACCGCCGCGAAACGCGCTATACGGCGCGACATATCAGGTCGCTCATCACGCAGTTAACCGAACGGCGCATGGCCGAGATCAAGGAGGGCATCGCGCCGGATGATCTGGCGACCAAAATCATGACGACAGTTGATCCCGTAACGGGGCAGCGGTTTGAGACTGAGGAAATGGTCGATCAGGTGGCTATTTTCTTTCTGGCCGGGCACGAGACGAGCGCGTCTGCTCTGGCCTGGGCGCTTTATCTTTTGGCGATGTTCCCCGAATGGCAGGACCGCGTGGCGGAAGAGGCGGGAAATGGTGAAATTGGGTTTTCCGACATTGCACGGCTGAAGATCACCCGAGATGTGTTCCGCGAAACCCTGCGGCTTTACCCACCCGTGCCGATGATGGTGCGCGAGGCGGCTTGCCCAGAGCGGTTTCGCGACCGCGATGTGCGCAAGGGCAGTCAGATCGTGCTAAGCCCCTGGCACCTACACCGCCATGAACGGCTTTGGGAGCGGCCGGATGAGTTTGACCCCGCACGGTTTGACAGCGAGAACGGCAAAAGCTGTCTGCGCGAGGCGTATATGCCGTTCTCGGCTGGGCAACGCGTGTGCACGGGGGCAGGGTTTGCGATGATCGAAGGTGTGCTTTTGCTGGCACTTCTGGTGCGCGCCTATCGGTTTGACCTTGTGCCAGAGCGGCCTGCTATGCCGGTGGCGCATCTGACGGTCCGAGGCAAGGACGGAATTTGGTTGAAGGTGACGCCACGCGGTTGA
- a CDS encoding cytochrome c biogenesis CcdA family protein encodes MFGIEIIDAALLPAMMVALVAGVFSFLSPCVLPIVPPYLAYMSGVSVTDLNEQSQARNKAVVPALFFVLGLSTVFLFLGFAASAAGRAFLQYQSYFNVLAGIIVMGFGAHFIGIYRIKILDREARLDVGDQGGSSSGAYILGLAFAFGWTPCIGPQLGAILSLAASEASVTRGTFLLGVYAIGLGVPFLLFAIFLPKLGGLMSWMKRHMEQIEKIMGLLLWTIGLLMLTGGFSAFSYWLLEVFPALAYVG; translated from the coding sequence ATGTTCGGGATCGAAATCATAGACGCGGCTCTGTTGCCCGCCATGATGGTCGCTTTGGTGGCGGGGGTATTTTCCTTCCTCAGCCCTTGCGTATTGCCCATCGTGCCACCTTATCTGGCCTATATGAGCGGCGTGTCGGTGACGGATCTGAATGAGCAGTCCCAAGCGCGGAACAAAGCAGTTGTCCCGGCGCTTTTCTTTGTTCTGGGGCTTTCAACGGTCTTTTTGTTCCTTGGCTTCGCGGCATCCGCTGCAGGCCGTGCCTTTTTGCAATATCAAAGCTATTTCAACGTCTTGGCTGGCATTATTGTAATGGGTTTCGGGGCGCATTTCATCGGTATCTACCGTATCAAGATCCTCGACCGCGAGGCACGCCTTGATGTGGGGGATCAGGGCGGATCGTCTTCCGGGGCCTATATTTTGGGTCTCGCCTTTGCATTTGGCTGGACCCCGTGCATCGGGCCGCAGCTGGGCGCGATCCTGTCTTTGGCCGCCTCTGAGGCCTCCGTGACACGCGGCACCTTCCTTTTGGGTGTCTATGCCATTGGCCTTGGCGTGCCTTTCCTGCTGTTCGCGATTTTCTTGCCGAAGCTGGGTGGGCTGATGTCCTGGATGAAGCGCCATATGGAGCAAATTGAGAAAATCATGGGGCTCTTGCTCTGGACCATCGGTCTTTTGATGCTCACCGGTGGTTTTTCGGCGTTTTCCTATTGGTTGCTCGAAGTTTTCCCTGCATTAGCTTACGTCGGCTAA
- a CDS encoding sulfurtransferase TusA family protein yields the protein MSSEATIDARGLLCPLPVLKLRKRIKSLNIGDTACLLADDPAAVVDVPHFCAEAGHELVEITEAQGHQAYLVRKAV from the coding sequence ATGAGTTCGGAAGCGACAATAGATGCCCGAGGGCTGTTATGTCCTTTGCCTGTGCTGAAACTGCGCAAGCGTATCAAATCGTTGAATATTGGCGACACGGCCTGCCTTTTGGCGGATGATCCGGCGGCGGTTGTCGATGTGCCGCATTTCTGTGCCGAAGCAGGCCACGAATTGGTTGAGATCACCGAGGCACAGGGCCATCAGGCCTATCTCGTGCGCAAAGCGGTCTAA
- a CDS encoding Rne/Rng family ribonuclease: MAKKMLIDATHAEETRVVVVDGNKVEEFDFESENKRQLAGNIYLAKVTRVEPSLQAAFVDYGGNRHGFLAFTEIHPDYYQIPVADREALIEEERAYAEAMKARDEEEEKKPKRTRRRRSKAAKTEADDAVVTGEVSGMETIDLEDGEGAEADSDSEEGLSPMETVAETPVEEPEDAQEEAAETQPDDVEDDVSKGDETSDTVGDDSDDEDKSKKRSDASSKDESIESVADEDDQDDIRPPRKPRPRRYKIQEVINVRQILLVQVVKEERGNKGAALTTYLSLAGRYCVLMPNTARGGGISRKITNAADRKKLKEIANEIDVPQGAGLIVRTAGAKRTKAEIKRDYEYLQRLWEQIRELTLKSIAPAKIYEEGDLIKRSIRDLYNRDIDEVHVEGERGYRIAKDFMKMIMPSHAKNVKHYNEALPLFARYQVESYLAAMFNPTVQLKSGGYIVIGVTEALVAIDVNSGRATKEGSIEETALKTNLEAAEEVARQLRLRDLAGLIVIDFIDMDERKNNSAVEKRMKDRLKTDRARIQVGRISGFGLMEMSRQRLRPGMIEATTQPCPSCHGTGLIRSDDNLALSILRQIEEEATRKRSREVLVKCPVGIANFLMNQKRERVAHIEAAYGLSVRIEGDPALISPDFSLEKFKTATRVVKAAETVVSAGSALLDDLDIPEEEEETPVESVETDPDAEERPKKRRRRRRRRSRNKNNNQGEDANTTEENGENSEDQAEEGGEASAPETPPDAETDAQPEEKPKRKPRSRSRKKKDSEDTESAPASEEAKPEVEEAKAEPDAEPEKPKRKPRTRKKKADAEAEATEVQDATEAEPEPEAPKKRTRTRKPKAEPAPEPVAETAPEPVAAEESAKPKRKGWWSVG, encoded by the coding sequence ATGGCTAAGAAAATGCTTATCGACGCCACCCACGCGGAGGAAACCCGCGTCGTGGTGGTGGATGGAAACAAGGTTGAGGAATTTGACTTTGAGTCCGAGAACAAACGCCAGCTTGCTGGCAACATCTACCTTGCAAAAGTAACACGGGTCGAGCCGTCGCTTCAGGCGGCGTTTGTGGACTATGGCGGCAATCGCCATGGGTTCCTCGCCTTTACGGAAATTCATCCCGATTACTATCAGATCCCGGTCGCAGATCGCGAAGCGCTCATCGAAGAAGAGCGCGCCTATGCCGAAGCGATGAAGGCGCGCGACGAGGAAGAAGAGAAAAAGCCCAAACGCACGCGCCGCCGTCGATCAAAGGCGGCTAAGACCGAGGCTGACGATGCGGTTGTGACAGGTGAAGTCTCTGGCATGGAGACCATAGACCTAGAAGACGGCGAAGGCGCAGAGGCCGACAGCGACAGCGAGGAAGGGCTGTCTCCAATGGAGACCGTCGCAGAGACGCCCGTTGAAGAACCTGAAGATGCTCAGGAAGAGGCCGCGGAGACCCAGCCTGACGATGTAGAAGACGACGTATCCAAGGGTGATGAGACCTCGGACACCGTGGGCGACGACTCAGACGACGAAGACAAGTCCAAGAAGCGCTCGGATGCGTCTTCAAAGGACGAATCCATCGAGTCAGTGGCAGATGAAGATGACCAGGACGACATCCGTCCGCCGCGCAAACCCCGCCCACGTCGCTATAAGATCCAGGAAGTGATCAATGTGCGCCAGATCCTTCTGGTGCAGGTTGTTAAGGAAGAGCGCGGCAACAAGGGTGCTGCACTCACGACCTATCTTTCGCTCGCTGGCCGGTATTGCGTTCTCATGCCTAACACCGCGCGTGGCGGTGGAATCAGCCGCAAGATCACCAATGCCGCGGATCGCAAGAAGCTCAAGGAAATCGCCAACGAAATCGACGTGCCGCAAGGTGCGGGCCTGATTGTGCGCACGGCAGGGGCCAAGCGAACCAAGGCCGAGATCAAGCGGGACTACGAGTACCTCCAGCGGCTTTGGGAGCAAATTCGCGAGCTGACGCTGAAGTCTATCGCACCTGCGAAGATCTACGAGGAAGGCGACCTGATCAAGCGGTCCATCCGTGATCTTTACAACCGTGATATCGACGAGGTCCACGTGGAAGGCGAGCGCGGCTATCGCATCGCCAAGGACTTCATGAAGATGATCATGCCGTCCCATGCCAAGAATGTGAAACACTACAACGAGGCGCTGCCGCTCTTCGCGCGCTATCAGGTCGAGAGCTACCTGGCGGCCATGTTCAATCCCACGGTGCAGCTTAAGTCCGGCGGTTATATCGTGATCGGCGTGACTGAGGCACTTGTCGCCATCGATGTGAACTCGGGCCGGGCCACGAAGGAAGGCTCGATCGAGGAGACCGCGCTCAAGACCAACCTGGAAGCCGCTGAAGAGGTGGCGCGTCAGCTGCGTCTGCGTGACCTTGCGGGCCTTATCGTGATCGACTTCATCGACATGGATGAGCGCAAGAACAACTCCGCTGTTGAAAAGCGCATGAAGGACCGGCTCAAGACCGACCGCGCACGCATTCAGGTGGGGCGGATTTCCGGCTTTGGCCTCATGGAGATGAGCCGTCAGCGCCTGCGCCCCGGTATGATTGAGGCGACGACGCAGCCATGCCCGTCCTGTCATGGCACAGGGTTGATCCGGTCGGATGACAACCTTGCCCTCAGCATCCTGCGCCAGATTGAAGAAGAGGCCACCCGCAAACGCTCTCGCGAGGTGTTGGTGAAGTGCCCGGTGGGGATTGCCAACTTCCTGATGAACCAGAAACGCGAACGCGTGGCGCATATCGAGGCGGCCTATGGTCTTTCGGTTCGCATTGAGGGTGATCCTGCATTGATCAGCCCCGATTTCAGCCTCGAGAAGTTTAAAACCGCAACACGGGTGGTGAAAGCCGCCGAGACGGTTGTGTCGGCAGGCAGCGCGCTGCTTGATGATCTGGATATTCCCGAAGAGGAAGAAGAGACTCCTGTCGAGTCCGTAGAGACGGATCCTGATGCAGAAGAGCGCCCCAAGAAGCGCCGTCGCCGTCGCCGCCGCCGTTCGCGCAACAAGAACAACAACCAGGGTGAAGACGCGAATACCACCGAAGAGAATGGTGAAAATTCCGAGGACCAGGCCGAAGAGGGCGGTGAGGCCTCTGCGCCTGAAACTCCGCCTGACGCCGAAACCGATGCGCAGCCCGAGGAAAAGCCCAAGCGCAAGCCGCGATCCCGGTCTCGCAAGAAGAAAGACAGCGAAGACACCGAAAGCGCGCCTGCGTCTGAGGAGGCAAAACCAGAGGTAGAAGAAGCCAAAGCGGAGCCTGACGCGGAACCCGAAAAGCCCAAGCGCAAGCCACGCACGCGCAAGAAGAAGGCGGATGCCGAGGCTGAGGCGACTGAAGTACAAGATGCGACAGAGGCTGAACCGGAGCCGGAAGCGCCCAAGAAACGCACCCGCACGCGCAAGCCTAAGGCTGAGCCAGCCCCAGAACCAGTGGCTGAGACAGCCCCGGAGCCTGTTGCAGCAGAAGAAAGTGCCAAGCCCAAGCGCAAGGGGTGGTGGTCAGTCGGCTAG
- a CDS encoding sigma-54-dependent transcriptional regulator has product MPSAMKIAIVDDEKDMRQSISQWLALSGYDTEAFPSAEEALKVLGPDYPGIVVTDIRMPGMDGMQFLKKLMGTDSALPVIMITGHGDVPMAVEAMRIGAFDFLEKPFNPDRMNELAKKATSSRRMVLDSRALRRELSDGGQLIKKLIGASPVMERLKEDILDLGQADGHVLIEGETGTGKTLVAHALHAVGSRAGKKFVLVSCSAFEEDALMKRLFGPMQPDDAQLPAVEEARGGTLVLEDVETLSETAQARLLTFINDEGTPPETRVVAISNMQEQDRTCEDALRSDLFYRLASLRITVPPLRQRGEDILTLFTRFSESFADDYGCETPQVSAQEAAQLLQAPWPGNVRQLINIAERAVLQSRRGSGTIASLLMSDHQDMQPVMTTEGKPLKEYVEAFERMLIDNTMRRHKGSIASVMDELCLPRRTLNEKMAKYGLQRSDYL; this is encoded by the coding sequence ATGCCAAGTGCCATGAAAATCGCCATCGTCGATGACGAAAAAGACATGCGTCAGTCCATCAGCCAGTGGCTGGCGCTCTCAGGGTATGACACTGAGGCATTCCCATCAGCCGAAGAGGCGCTCAAGGTGTTAGGACCGGACTATCCGGGTATCGTTGTGACCGACATTCGCATGCCCGGCATGGACGGGATGCAGTTTCTCAAAAAGCTGATGGGCACGGATAGCGCGCTGCCTGTGATCATGATCACCGGGCATGGCGATGTGCCCATGGCGGTCGAGGCCATGCGCATCGGCGCATTTGATTTCCTGGAAAAACCGTTCAACCCGGACCGGATGAACGAGCTGGCCAAGAAAGCCACAAGCTCGCGGCGCATGGTGCTCGATAGTCGCGCGTTGCGGCGTGAGCTGTCCGATGGCGGGCAACTTATCAAGAAACTCATTGGTGCCTCGCCGGTGATGGAACGCCTGAAAGAGGACATTCTTGATTTGGGGCAGGCCGATGGTCATGTGCTGATCGAAGGGGAAACCGGTACGGGCAAGACGCTCGTGGCGCATGCGCTGCACGCTGTAGGCTCGCGGGCTGGCAAAAAGTTTGTCCTGGTGTCCTGCTCGGCCTTTGAAGAAGACGCCTTGATGAAGCGGCTTTTTGGTCCGATGCAGCCTGATGATGCGCAACTGCCTGCTGTGGAAGAGGCGCGGGGTGGGACGCTGGTTCTTGAGGATGTAGAGACGCTTTCAGAGACGGCGCAGGCGCGGCTTTTGACCTTCATCAACGATGAGGGCACGCCGCCGGAAACCCGTGTCGTGGCCATTTCTAACATGCAGGAGCAGGATCGCACCTGCGAAGACGCGCTGCGCTCGGATCTGTTTTACCGCCTGGCATCCCTGCGGATCACCGTGCCGCCGCTGCGCCAGCGGGGCGAAGATATTCTGACACTCTTTACGCGCTTTAGTGAGTCCTTTGCCGATGACTATGGCTGTGAAACTCCGCAGGTAAGCGCACAGGAGGCGGCCCAGCTTTTACAGGCCCCGTGGCCCGGCAATGTGCGCCAGCTCATAAACATCGCCGAACGCGCCGTGCTGCAATCGCGCCGTGGCTCCGGCACCATCGCCTCGCTTTTAATGTCCGATCACCAGGATATGCAGCCGGTGATGACCACAGAAGGCAAGCCGCTCAAGGAGTATGTTGAGGCGTTTGAACGGATGCTCATCGACAACACCATGCGCCGCCACAAAGGCTCGATCGCGTCCGTTATGGACGAGCTCTGCCTGCCACGCCGGACGCTGAATGAGAAAATGGCAAAGTATGGGTTGCAGCGGTCGGATTATCTTTGA
- a CDS encoding sensor histidine kinase, with protein MIKLRSSDPEHQARTIGWRARLALLLLTAIAISVVFVTNRLLTDRFTENTRNRAELRLALYSGNLLSELRQNAIVPQLLARDPALIAALDTANYTQSSQRLIAFNEEIGAASLTMLDKDGRVVAATDRAQIGENKKGEPYFVDTLRSADNIFTVIQDEAGGFGFVYSRRITSNGTLVGMIVVEVDLRKFELAWAGISDAILVTDSNGQIILATEPRWRGLTEEDALAQQPANSAILRALQATTDWSSALPPDAYLAGEAVMRVQGRVAFRGWRITSFTTFASIRDRVNGVLALEIMVFAILLALAFYFLNRKTAARMSLFQRESAELRALNARLQREIAERQRVQENLAVAEQTLQQSSKLAVLGEMSAAVSHELNQPLAAMKTYLAGARLLLNRNRPDEALSSFQRIDDLIERMGVITKQLKSYARQDGEDISPVNMGDAVHSSLALMEPQLRQGRVDITRTLPSESVWVMGNRVRIEQVIINLLRNALDATKSNDEPRIEILLAAGETAVLTVRDNGSGIVNIENLFEPFYTTKEPGDGVGLGLAISSGIVNDLGGRLTARNAETGGAVFEMQLPILPDETRAAE; from the coding sequence ATGATCAAGTTACGTTCGTCGGACCCAGAGCATCAAGCCAGAACCATTGGCTGGCGCGCGCGGCTGGCGTTGTTGCTGTTAACAGCGATTGCGATCTCGGTGGTTTTCGTCACCAACAGGCTACTGACGGACCGTTTTACGGAAAATACCCGCAACAGAGCGGAACTGCGCCTTGCACTTTACAGCGGCAACCTGTTGTCCGAGCTGCGTCAGAACGCGATTGTGCCACAGCTTTTGGCCCGTGACCCAGCGTTGATCGCCGCGTTGGATACCGCCAACTATACGCAGTCTTCACAGCGGCTCATCGCCTTCAATGAAGAAATCGGCGCGGCCTCTCTCACCATGCTGGACAAGGACGGCCGTGTTGTTGCAGCAACGGATCGCGCACAGATTGGTGAAAACAAAAAGGGAGAGCCTTATTTCGTCGACACGTTGCGGTCTGCAGACAACATTTTCACGGTGATTCAGGACGAGGCTGGTGGCTTTGGGTTTGTTTATTCCCGACGGATCACCAGCAACGGGACTTTGGTGGGCATGATCGTGGTTGAGGTCGACCTGCGAAAGTTTGAACTGGCCTGGGCCGGGATTTCAGATGCCATTCTGGTCACGGACAGCAATGGACAGATTATTCTTGCGACAGAGCCGCGATGGCGAGGTTTGACTGAAGAAGATGCCTTGGCACAACAACCCGCCAATTCCGCCATTCTGCGTGCATTGCAGGCCACCACTGACTGGTCCTCGGCCTTGCCGCCGGATGCCTATCTGGCCGGTGAAGCGGTGATGCGGGTGCAGGGCAGGGTGGCCTTTCGCGGCTGGCGGATCACGTCCTTTACGACATTTGCCAGCATCCGGGATCGGGTGAACGGTGTTCTGGCGCTCGAGATCATGGTGTTCGCGATTCTTCTCGCGCTGGCCTTCTATTTCCTAAACCGAAAAACCGCGGCGCGGATGAGCTTGTTCCAGCGGGAGTCGGCAGAGCTTCGCGCATTGAACGCAAGGCTGCAGCGAGAAATTGCCGAGCGCCAAAGGGTGCAGGAGAACCTCGCCGTGGCCGAGCAAACCCTGCAGCAAAGCTCAAAACTGGCGGTGCTGGGAGAGATGTCAGCAGCGGTCAGTCACGAACTTAATCAACCGCTTGCCGCGATGAAAACCTACCTCGCTGGGGCACGTCTTTTGCTCAATCGCAACCGTCCGGATGAAGCACTCTCTTCGTTCCAGCGGATCGATGACCTGATCGAGCGTATGGGCGTGATAACCAAACAGCTGAAGTCCTACGCGCGCCAGGATGGAGAAGACATATCGCCAGTAAATATGGGCGATGCTGTACATTCCTCGCTGGCGCTGATGGAGCCACAACTGCGACAGGGCCGTGTCGACATTACCCGAACCTTGCCGTCAGAATCCGTCTGGGTGATGGGCAACCGCGTGCGCATCGAACAAGTGATCATCAACCTGTTGCGCAACGCGCTGGATGCAACCAAATCGAATGACGAGCCACGTATTGAGATTTTGCTGGCCGCAGGAGAGACCGCCGTGCTCACCGTGCGCGACAACGGATCCGGGATCGTCAACATTGAGAACCTGTTTGAACCCTTCTACACCACAAAAGAGCCCGGTGACGGTGTGGGGTTGGGGCTTGCCATTTCTTCTGGCATCGTCAACGACCTTGGAGGCCGATTGACGGCCAGAAATGCAGAAACAGGGGGCGCTGTGTTCGAAATGCAGTTGCCAATCTTGCCAGATGAGACCCGAGCAGCGGAGTAG
- the purS gene encoding phosphoribosylformylglycinamidine synthase subunit PurS, with translation MKARVHVMLKNGVLDPQGEAVRHALGQLGFDGVEGVRQGKVIELDLNETDAAKAEQTVTAMCEKLLANTVIESYSVEIA, from the coding sequence ATGAAAGCACGCGTACATGTCATGCTGAAAAACGGGGTTCTGGATCCGCAGGGCGAGGCGGTGCGCCATGCGCTTGGTCAGCTAGGATTTGACGGGGTCGAAGGCGTTCGGCAGGGCAAGGTGATCGAGCTTGATCTCAATGAAACTGATGCAGCGAAGGCAGAGCAAACCGTCACAGCGATGTGTGAAAAGCTTCTGGCCAACACGGTCATCGAATCCTATTCGGTGGAGATCGCCTGA
- the purC gene encoding phosphoribosylaminoimidazolesuccinocarboxamide synthase codes for MARRKKIYEGKAKTLFEGPEPGTIVQYFKDDATAFNAQKKDVIEGKGVLNNMLSEYFMNGLTNVGIPNHFIKRINMREQLVRTCEIVPLEVIVRNYAAGTMAQRLGMDEGTQLPRPVVEYCLKDDNLGDPLVTEEHIAAFGWASQQDMEDILSLALRVNDFLSGVMYGVGIRLVDFKIEIGRIYDGDFMRLIVADEISPDSCRLWDIETGEKLDKDVFRRDLGSLTDAYTEVAKRLGVMPKGATPMTKPTLIN; via the coding sequence ATGGCGCGGCGCAAGAAAATCTACGAAGGCAAGGCAAAGACACTCTTTGAAGGGCCTGAGCCCGGCACGATTGTGCAGTATTTCAAAGATGATGCCACAGCCTTTAACGCTCAGAAAAAGGACGTCATCGAAGGCAAAGGCGTGCTCAACAACATGCTGAGCGAGTATTTTATGAATGGCCTCACGAACGTGGGCATTCCAAACCACTTCATCAAACGCATCAACATGCGCGAGCAACTGGTGCGCACCTGTGAAATCGTGCCGCTGGAAGTGATCGTGCGCAACTACGCCGCCGGAACCATGGCGCAGCGTCTGGGCATGGATGAAGGCACGCAACTGCCACGGCCGGTGGTGGAGTATTGCCTCAAGGATGACAACCTCGGCGATCCATTGGTGACCGAAGAGCATATCGCCGCCTTTGGCTGGGCCAGCCAGCAGGATATGGAAGACATCCTTTCACTGGCTTTGCGGGTGAATGATTTCCTCTCGGGTGTCATGTATGGGGTCGGTATCCGTCTGGTAGATTTCAAAATCGAGATTGGCCGCATCTATGACGGGGATTTCATGCGCCTCATTGTGGCCGATGAAATCTCGCCCGACAGCTGCCGTTTGTGGGATATCGAGACGGGCGAAAAGCTCGACAAAGACGTCTTCCGCCGCGATCTGGGCAGTCTGACGGATGCCTATACCGAAGTGGCCAAACGTCTGGGCGTTATGCCCAAGGGTGCCACGCCAATGACCAAACCGACGCTGATCAACTAA
- a CDS encoding DUF1476 domain-containing protein produces MSTFDDRENAFENKYAHDAEMQFKVEARRNKLVGLWAAELMGKSGEEAQAYAKEVVLSDFEEAGYEDVVRKVAGDLGDLADADTVRAKIEEMIPVAQDQIMSEI; encoded by the coding sequence ATGAGCACCTTTGACGACCGCGAAAACGCCTTTGAAAACAAATATGCCCACGACGCCGAGATGCAGTTCAAGGTCGAGGCCCGCCGCAACAAGCTTGTTGGTCTGTGGGCGGCCGAGTTGATGGGCAAATCTGGCGAAGAGGCCCAGGCCTATGCCAAAGAGGTGGTTCTGTCTGATTTTGAGGAGGCCGGTTATGAGGATGTCGTGCGCAAAGTGGCCGGTGACCTGGGGGATTTGGCCGATGCGGACACCGTGCGTGCCAAAATTGAGGAAATGATCCCTGTCGCCCAGGACCAGATTATGAGCGAAATCTGA